The window GGCGACACTGAAGGTCGGCGAAGAGCCCTTCACGGCATTCTCCGCGCATGTGGTGGGCCACGACGAGATCGGCATATATCCGCAGCACGCTACGACGCTTGCCACTGTCCTGGAAAAAGGCGCCCAGCTCATCTTCAAGGCAGCGCCGAGCGACCGGATGGAGTTTCCGGTGCAGGCAGGCGTCGTCCCCTGGCTGCGCGCCTGCGCTCGCCGCAACGGCATATCGATCGAACCCGTCGGGCAGTGACGGGCATTGCACCCTGGCGCATGAGTTGAATCGTCGCCTGCGCAAGTTCGATCACCTCGCCCCGCTTGCGGGGAGAGGCATAGGCCGCCTTCGGCGGCCGTCCTTAGACAAGAAGAACGCCGAAGCGAAGCTTCGGCTATGTCGCGCAGCGATCCGGGTGAGGGGGATTCTCCGCATAATTTGTGCTTCCGCATTCGCGGAAACAGCCCCTCTCCCCAACCCTCTCCCTGCAAGAGCGGGGCGAGGGAGAAGTCACCGCTGCGCCTCAACCTAAAGTCATCACGCTCTGGCGGCTCGAAGCGGCCCGCCATTCCAGGAGGCGCTGGGAGAGCGTATGGTGCTCCGATTATCCGCTGAACCTGGGAGGCAATCATGCAGTTCAGGACAACCGGACTATTGTTGCTCGGCGCGATGGCGCTTCCCGTCTCCGCGACCGCACAAACCACCCCCACAGCGCCGGCAATTACGCGAACAGTGGTCGCCGCAACCAAACTGCCGACCGTCACCGACGTGCCGCTGCATTTCAAAGCGGTGAGCGTCACTCTTCAGCCGGACCAGAAGAGCGGCGTGTCGGCGGCCAGCGGCATCCTCTACCAGTTGTCAGGATCGACCGAGGTCTCGCTTGGTGGCGAGGCCAAAATGCTCAACGCCGGAGACGGGCTGTTCATCGCCGGCGGAAAGACCGCGGCGCTAACGGCGGGTAGCGGAGGGCCGTCAACTTTTCTCCACTTCTTCCTTGTCCCCGCTGCCGACTTGGGTCGGCCTGTCGAGACGGCACCTGCCGCGGTGAGAGAGCTATATCGCACAGCGACTCCGATCCCCGACCTGCAGTCAGGCGGTTATGATCTCAATCTCACGCGAGTTACATTTCCGGCGCAGATGCCCTCCAACCCGCCGCACCATCGGTCAGGCGCGGCTCTATACTTCATCATCTCCGGCACCGGGGCCAACACGGTCGACGGCAAGACAGAAGCAAGGGGACCGGGTTCCCTGATCTATGAACCGTACGCCCTCGTGCACCAATGGGGAAACCCAGGCAACGAGCCGTTGATATTCCTGGCCTTCAACATCAATCCGGAAGGTATAGCGGCCGTGCTTCCGGGCGCACCAGCAAAGAAACAATAGCTAGAGCATGATCCGGAAAAGTGGGTACCGGTTTTCCGAAAAGATCATGCTCAAACAAAAAGATAGAGCGGGATGACGATTCGAAGAAAAGTCATCGCGCTCTAGTGGCGGGCGGCCCACCGCATCCGGAGGGCCGTTCGATCTCATATGAGTTGGCGAATTTGAATCATGGTGGCAACGAACGATCGCATCGTCACCGTGTTCGGCGGAACTGGTTTTCTTGGCCGCCGCATCGTTCGGCATCTATCCGATGTTCGGCCGCGGCGAGACCAGATTGCAGCCGGCCTATGTGGAGGCTGGTCGCGGGGCGACTTCAAGACAGCGCTGCTGCCGTAGTCGCCATCTCTTTCGATCGCGCCAAAAAAGCCGCGACTGCTGGATTCGGCGTGATTTCCAGAAGCTCGATCGACGAAAATCCGTACGACCCACCTGCTGCCCCGCTACGCCGGATCACCGTTGTTCGACAATATCTGCGCAGCGCCGCCGATGGCGCGTCGGAAGGCTTCATCGAAGGTCACACCGCGAAGCTGCCATCGGTGCGGCCGGCCCTGCCACTCCAGTTGCCACTCGGTGGCCCATCCGAGCTCCTGATCGTCCCACACCAGCCGCCCGACCAAAGCGACCTCCCCACCCTGCTCGGCTGCGCGAGAGGCCCATGTCGAGGGCGGCACCGCCGTCAACCCGGCACCATCGATGCCCGACTTCGCCAATGCCGCACCGCTCGGCAACACAATGGTCATCCCGCGCCTGGCGGCTGCGGCGAGCAGTGAGTCGCGCGGCGCTGCGGAACGCTCCGCATCAGCCGTGACGATGTATTTTGTTGGGCCCTGCTCCATCTCGACAAAGACTCCAAGGATCGGACGGTGCGAAAGCCACGGCGTGAGGCCAAGTGCCTTGAGCAGGCCGTCGATTTTCTTTTCATCGAAGTCGACAATCAGATCGTAGGGCCGGTCACGGGTGCCCTGCTCGTCGCGCGTCGGCGTGCCGGACATCTGGTCGTGATAGCGATACGCCCTAACAAAATCTCCCGCGCGCGATTTGTAGACCGCCAGTCGAGGGTCGCCGGCAAGTTTTAGCGCGCCCGACACTTTGATGAGGACATCCTCCAGACATGAGACAAAGCCGATGATGCGATTGGCCTCGCCCTGGCCTGTGACGACGGCCTGCGCTCGATATAGATCCGCCGCGGCCGCCATGGTGACGGTGAAACACATCAACGCTGCCAAAATCGATGTCCTGATCATGATCGCCTCCGCTACGCAGGCACATTGCGTCCGCAGCATATCGCGCCGTCTCCCGAACCAACTGCTGTTGCACCGCACCCGTTGCTCCGCAAAAAATATCATCTTCCTGCCCGGCTCGCCGCCAGTTCCAACAGCCGCCTTGAAAGATTGATCCGGAACAAACATGATATGATACGCGCTTAGCTTAGAGATCGGTCGCGGAGAAATCCCGATGTTACAACGCGCCCTCCCGGTACAGCATCCGCCCTTCGCGCTTGGTGAAAAGCTCGGAGTTCACGCGCCGTCGAGGGCGCGCGCGCTCGTTCGTGTTTTTGTCGGCCATTGCCTGCGGTTGCTGCGATTGTTGGGCCAGTTCGCCGCGGCCGGTGGTCCTCTTTCGTAGGCGCGTACCGCAACACGCGGAGTTCGTCGTCAGGCACCCAGTCGCGCGATCCGTTGGCTATGGCGCCCTACGCGCTTTGCAGCAGGGACCTTCTCGTCCTACTTGGCGGTAGAAGGACCGAGGCAATTACCGTGATTAAAACCGACCTCTCCGAAATCTACCGGGACTACATCGCCTGCTTGAACAGGCAGGACTGGCCGAAGCTGGAACAGTTCGTTCAGGATGACGTGCACTACAACGGTCGGCGGATCGGATTGTCAGGTTATCGCGAGATGCTGGTGAGAGACTTTGATGAAATTCCGGACCTGTATTTCAACATTCATCTGCTGATTTCCGATCCGCCTTATATCGCAAGCCGGCTGGGCTTCGACTGTACGCCTAAGGGAATGTTCCTTGGCCTCGACGTAAACGGAAAGCGAGTTTCCTTTACCGAAAACGTCTTCTATGAATTTCGGAGCGAAAAGATCGATCAAGTATGGTCTGTGATAGATAAGGCCGCTATCGAAGCTCAGCTCTAGAGCCAGGGACGGTGGCAAAAGAGCCCGGTCACCGGGGAGAGCACGAAGGAAACCGTTAAAACCATTGCGTGCGGGAATGCCGGGTTGATCCCGGTGAGCCCGTGGTGACTACTCGTGTGCTTTCTACCTTTGCACACGAGGCTGCGGGTGCACTGGGCACCCGGCATTCCCCACGCCCTCCTGGGGCGGAAGATTCATCCAGGCCTCGGGCGCATCGCGCCGCGAGATCGCCAAGTCATATCTATCCGTCATTGCGAGGAGCGCTTGCGACGAAGCAATCCAGCTTTCTTTTTCCCGGCGCCAAAGCTGGATTGCTTCGTCGCGGAGCCTGTCATCGGGCGCGCGTTCGCGCGACCCGTTGGCTCCTCGCAATGACGACGTCGCCGCACGACCGCTAAAATTGTTCGGATTTCCCGTACTTTCCCCTACCGTACTCGCCCGGAATATCCCGATACCCTTTCCGCTGCTATCCCTGAGTCGCACTTCGCTTTTTCATTAGGAGGCGGAACATGGCTCAGGTCTTTTTCCACTGCTCCAACGCCGAAGAGATATGGGTCGACGGGCGCGGCATCGCCGTCGGCAATCTCGCCGAGGCGCATCAGCAGGCCGCGATCGTGGTGCGCTCGCTGCTCATGACGGCGGGCACGGAAGATTGGCGCGAGTGGGTGCTGCACGCCAACGACGATCTCGGCGAAGAGATTTTTGCCGTGCCGTTCGTCTCCCTGCTCGGCAAGCTGCATTGAGAGGCCACCATGTTTCGCCAGCGCCTCCATGCGATCGTGACGAAGTGGCAGCGGCTGATCGAAATTGCCCGTAATCCCTATCGGCCCGAGCGTCATTACATGCGCGGTCCCGGCCCGAAATGGCGCGCCAAGCACAAGACCCAAAGCGGCGTGCTTTGAACCGGCCTGCCTAGCCGGCGTGCCATCCGGCGGCCTATAAGAGGCATCGGATGTCCCCCTGGCAGGCAGCATGACCGTCATTTCGATTCAGTCGCAGGTCGCCTACGGCCATGTCGGCAACAGCGCCGCCGCCTTTCCCCTGCAGATGCACGGCATCGACGTGATCGCGGTGCCCACCACTTTGCTGAGCAACCGGCCGGGTTACCCGACCGTCCGCGGCCGGGTGCTCGACGCGCCACTGGTCGCCGATCTCCTGCGCGGGGTCGAGGAACGCGGCGCGGTCGAGACCTGCCAGATGATCCTGTCGGGCTATCTCGGCTCGCCTGACATTGCTGCCGTCGTCGCGGAATTCGTGCAGCGGGCCCGGGCCCGCAACCCGGCGATATCCTATTGCTGCGATCCCGTGCTCGGCGATCGCGATCGGGGCCTGTTCGTCCACGCCGACATCCCGCCGCTGGTTCGTGACCGGCTGTGCCGGCTTGCGGACCTCATCACCCCCAATCATTTCGAGTTCGAATGGCTGTGCGGCGCGAGGGCCACCACGATCGATGAAGTGATCGCGCAGGCGCAAGTCCTGATCGCGCGCGGTCCGTCGACGGTCGTCGTCACCAGCGCCGAACTCGCCGATACGCCGGCAGGTCATATCGATACGCTTGCCGTCGAACCGGCCAAGGCCTGGCGCGTACGCACGCCGAAACTGCCGATCAGCCCCTCCGGGACCGGCGATCTGTTTGCCGCGCTTTTGGTGTCGGCGCGCGTGCGCGGATCGGACACGCCGGCCGCGCTCGCTCACGCGGCATCGGCCGTCTTCGCCGTGCTGGAATGCACCGCAGCCGGTGGCACCGAGGAAATGCGCATCGTCGAGACGGCTTCGCTGCTCGTCCACCCGCCGCGACGGTTCGACGCCGTCGCCGTGCGCAGCAGCTCTTCGTAACCTACTGCACGACGTCGAGCTTGACGTTCGCAACCCCCTTGTTGACCATTCCCAGCGCATTGGCCGCCGAATAGGAGACGTCGACGACCCGCCCGTGCACGTACGGGCCGCGGTCATTGACCCGGACGGTTACGGACCGCCCGGTCGCGGTGTTGGTCACGCGCAATTTGGTGCCGAACGGCAAGGTCGGATGGGCGGCGGTCAGTTCGTGCGTATCGAATTTTTCGCCGCTCGCGGTCTCGGTTCCCTCGGTGTAGAAGCTCGCCACTCCCTGCGAGGCAACCTGCGTCCCACCCGCATTCTTCTTCGCCGCGAACGGCGTATGCTTTTTCACGGACGCGACATGCCTGCGCATGGGCAGCGACGCGTGCCGGCTGGCGCCAACAAATTCGGAATGTCTGGTGACCACGGAGGACTGGGCGCAAGCCCCCAACAACGCCCCTCCGAGCGCGACGGCAAACAATCGAACGACACAACGCATGGAAAACATGTCGCATCCCCCAATCTGTGCCCCCGCGCCCAAACCGAAATCCGACATGGTTAAGAGCGGAGCCCAATGAGGGCGGAACGGTGGCCGGACGAGTCCAGCCCCACACGATTCCTTGCGAGTGTGATTATTGCGCCACAGTCATCCAGGCAGCGCGGCGGGTGGCGATTCCAACGATCAGCCGTGGGGACCTGCGATCGGTCCGTTCCACGCGCTCCGCCCCGGCGGAAGCACGACGACGGTCGCACCCTGCCTCACCCGATCGAAGAGATCGATGACATCCTCGTTGGTCATGCGGATGCAGCCGGATGAGATGGCCTGCCCGATATATTCCGGCTGGTTGGTGCCGTGAATACGATACAGCGTGTCCTTGTTGCCCTCGTAGAGATAGAGCGCCCGCGCGCCAAGCGGATTGGCCGGGCCTCCGGCAATGCGTGGCGGGTAAGGACCGAGCCGCGCCTGAATCTCCGGTGTCGGGATCCAGTCTGGCCATTCCGCCATCTTGCCGACGGTTGCGACGCCGGAGAACGCCATCGCTTCCTCCCCGACCGCCACGCCGTAGCGGATCGCCTTGCCGGCGGGCAGGACGTAGTAGAGAAACCGCGACTCGGTATCGACCAGGATCGTGCCCGGCGCCTCTCTGCGCGAATAGTCGACGATATGTCGGCGATAGGACTCAGGAATGTCCGCCCGCGCATAAGGCGGATGTGCCAGCAACTGCCGGTCGCGCGGCGTAAAACTGGCATCCGACGACGGCGCGAGCGTCGCCTGCATGCAGCCGCCGAGCGCAAGCCCGACAAGCCCCATCAGCAACAACGCGAGCCTGGAACTCGGCACCGCCCCGCCTCCAAAGCATTAGGTTGCGCCCATATGCTTCCCCAATCGTGCAGAAATCATGGCGATAATTTGTGAAACAACGCCTTGCCGCCCGGCGAATTCTTCCCGGCATTGAGCAAAATCCGGCGCACGCGGCAAAAAAATTCCACAATCGTTCAAAAAAAAATTGCCTCCCCTGGAGAAGGAGGACCTGACATGCGGATCGTAACCGCGATCATCTCTGGTTCGATGGCTCTGGCGGTTCTGACGACGCCGGCGCTCGCAAAACATTCCGACGCTCACCCAGCCCAAGTCCCTGCCCAAGTCCGCGACCCATGAAACCGGCCACCAAACCCGCTGATAAGCCCGATCCGGCGATGGCCTGGTAGCCCGCTGCCATCAGTGTAAACCAGAGATTAATTCCCGCCATCTACGATGGAGGACCTCGTCCTCTACCATCGCGAATGGCGCACAGACTCATGAAAATCGGGACCCTGCTCACGGCTGCAATCATCTCGCTTTCCACCGTCGGCGGCGGTCTCGCGCTCTATGTGGCGGTGACGAAATACCAGACCATGGACAAGATTTCGGTGGCGCAGAGCCGGCTCGAGGTGGTGCGCGCCGTCGGCGACATTCCGCGTTATCTGAACCCCGAGCGCGGGTTCGCCACCAACATCCTGTTCGGGCCTGCCGCGGTCGATCCGAAGCAGCGCGCCGAACTTGTCGACAAATACCGCAAGCAGACCGACGGCGCGCGCGACAAGATGAATGCCGTCAGGAAGAGCCTGCCCGGGCCGCTCGACGACGGTGACACTGTCGGCGCCGGAATCGACACACTCAACGCGAAATTCGTTAGCCTCCGCGTAGAGATCGATAAAGCCATCGACGGCCCGGCCGAAGCCCGCAAGGATGCCGCGAAGAAAATCGTTTCAGACAATGCGGCCTTCAACAATGCGGTCACCGCGCTGCTCGACGGCCAGGTCCGCAAGATCGCAAAACTCGACGGCGACGCCTACCGGCAGGCGAGCTATGCCAACATCGCCTGGACGCTGCGCGACGTCGGCGGCTTCAATGCCAGCCTGCACAAGAGCCTGGTCGGCGCCAAGCGGGCGGCGACCGAAGCCGAAAAGATCGAGCTCGCCCGCTCGCAGGGGCGGAGCGATCAGATCCTGATGTCGCTGCAGGAGTTGCGCGGCAATCCCGCAACGCCCGCCAACGTCGCCTCCGCGCTCGAGCGCATGAACGACGCCTATGTCGAGCGCTTCGGCAAGGAATTGAAACTTGCCAAGGAAGGCGCCGTCAGCGGCAAATACGAGCACGATCTCGATACTTACTTCACGGAGTCGCAGGTCGGCCTTGCCGCGATCGTCGAGGTACGCGATGCCTTCTACGACAATGCCGAACAGATCCTCTCCGCAGCCTATTCCTCGGCGCGCTTTAGCTTCCTGATCGCGCTCGCGGGGCTCTTGGCGGTCGTAGTCGCCAGCGCCGGCCTCGTGGTGATGGTGCGCCGCCGGATCTGCCAGCCGATCGTCGATCTCACCGGCACGATGTCGCGGCTTGCCGGCGGCAACGTCTCAGAGGAAATTCCAGGCGCCGAGCGCAGCGACGAGATCGGCGCCATGGCGGCCGCCGTGCAGGTCTTCAAGGACAACAAGATCGAGGCCGATCGGTTGGCCGCGGAGCAGGAAGCCGAAAACGACGTCAAGATGCGGCGCGCCCGCCTGCTCGACGATCTCACCCGCGCGTTCGAAACCAAGGTGAGCGAACTGGTCGGCGGGCTGTCGCAGGCGTCGGCCGCGATGGAAGAGACGGCGCAGTCGATGTCGTCGACCGCGGCCGCCACCAACCGTCAGGCCGCGGTCGTGGCCGCGGCTTCCGAACAGACCTCGACCAATGTGCAGGCGGTCGCGAGCGCCACCGAGGAACTGACATCCTCGATCACCGAGATCGGCCGCCAGGTCACGCAGTCCACCGAGATCGCGGCGCGCGCGGTCGAGAACGCCCGCCGCACCGGCGATACCGCGCGCTCGCTCGCCGAGGGCGCACAGAAGATCGGCGACGTCGTGACGCTGATCCAGACCATCGCCGCCCAGACCAATTTGCTCGCCCTCAACGCCACCATCGAGGCCGCGCGCGCCGGCGAAGCCGGACGCGGATTCGCCGTGGTCGCCTCCGAGGTCAAATCGCTGGCCGGCCAGACCGCCAAGGCCACCACCGAAATCTCCGAGCAGATCGCAGCGATCCAGGCCGCCAGCGACGAGACGGTGACGGCGATCAAGAACGTCGTCGACGTCATCACCGAGATCGATCAGATCGGCATTGCGATTGCATCCGCGATCGAGGAACAGGGCTCCGCGACCAAGGAAATCTCCCGCAGCGTCCAGGAAGCCGCGCGCGGCACCCAGGAAGTCAACGCCAACATTTCCGGCGTGCAGCGCGCCGCCGACGAAACCGGCGCCGCCGCCAACCGGGTGCTCGGCGCCGCCGAACAATTGTCGTCCCAGTCAAGCGATCTCGCCGGCCAGTTCAACCGCTTCCTGTCCGAGGTGCGGGCGGCGTAGGTCCAACGCTACCCGTAACCCGGATGGAGCCAACGGGTCGCGCGAATGCGCGCCCGATGACAGGCTCCGCGAAATCCGGGGCCCGACCTGCGCATCGCCTTCCCAGCGCTCCATCGGGACCACGATTAGGGAGCTTGATTGGTGCAGGCTTGACCAATGCCAGCTATGCCCCGGTAGCAACCAAATTCCGCATCGCAGCGAAATGATGCGACGTGCCAAAAGGCGACGTCGCGCCGGCCACCTCGGAGCTGTCAGCTCAAGGATCAGGGGCTCCATCCGTTGTGGGCCACCTTGTTCATGAGCGCTCGAAGTCTAACGACGATTTCGGCTGCTCGCTTACCGTCGATAGCGATACCATTGAGCGCCTGGCGGACTCCTTCCAGATCTGGCTGTTCAGCGCACAGCCAGTTTAACCCGGCCTCTGCATTAGTGACCGCCGCCGTGATCGCGTCGACGATCTCGTGAGCTTGCGCATTATAGGTGCGCACGAATTCCGCCGAGGTCTGCAATGGCACTTGACCCTTCGCGTCGCTCACGCTTCCTTCCGGCCGGAACGAGTGTTGATCAGTTAGCATGACAAATCTCCTCGACCGTAGAGGTGTTGAAGGTACGGAGATGCCGCGCAACCCGCCGGCGCAACGAAGCAGTAGCCTCGGCCGGAACCGTTCGTCACATAGCCCTCGCCTCCCTGACCGTCACTTAGGGCACGCCGCAGCTGCTGTCCGGTGTGGCCGTTTGCCGCCAGACGGGGAATGCCGTCAACTCTCGCGCGGATCATCGGCGTGCTCCAAAGTTCGGCGTTGGATTGGTGAGCAGAACTGTGCTCACGATGGCGTTGTTGCCTTGCTTGCAATCGCTTTCAATGCGGCTGCCATAGCGTTGACTGTCGTGTTGTTCGCACCGTCCAGGCCGTGGCGGTGCGCAAGAAATGCAGGATCGTTGTACGACAGCCAAGTGGTGCCCGACGCGTCCTGCCAGACCAAAGCCTTGAGTGGTAGATCGATGCCGAACGTCTGAGTCGACTGCATCAGCGGTGTGCCGGTCTTTGCATTGCCGAAGATCAGGAGTTCTGTTGGCCGCAGCGGCAGCCCGACGGCAGTCGCGCCCGCGGCGTGATCAATATGGGCAAAGACCGTCATTCCCCTGGCCCTGACCTCGGCCTCGAACCGGTTCATCGTTTCCTCCGGTCCATAGCGACTTTCGATCGTAATCAATCCATCTGGAGCCATTGCTTGGTGTCCCAAAGCATTTGCGATGGACTGACCTTACCGTCAGCGGACGCATCCATCCTTGAGGCAGTTCTGAAAAGTTCTGAAAAGCGTCGCCCAACGACCACAGATTCCTGCTCGAAACTGTCCAAATGGCCTTAAAATGTCCGAAGGGAGCACCGATGCCAGGCCAGGACCGACGGCCCGTCTACAAGTTCGGCGCGTGGGAAATCGATCTCGCGCGCCGTGAGATGCGGTTGAACGGCGTTCCGACTGACGTTGGCAGCCGGGCGTTCGAAATTGTCGAGACGCTGGTCCAGTCGGCCGGCGAGCTGATCGACAAGTATGAGTTGATGAACCGTGTATGGCCGGGTGCAGCGGTCGAGGAAAACACTCTACAGGCTCAAATCTCCGCGATACGCCGGGCGTTGGGTCCCGATCGAGGACTATTGAAGACAATCGCGGGTCGTGGCTACCGATTGCTGGGAGACTGGATAATTCAGCAGGAGGATTTTGCCGCGGCCGGCATGCCCACTGCTGAACCCGCTCGAAGCTATGTCACAAATCTTACCGCCCCACCCAGCGCATTGATTGGCAGAAACACAGCCGAGGCCCAATTATTAGAGCTGCTTTCGACCTATCGAATGGTCACCATGACCGGGCCCGGCGGTATCGGGAAGACCGTACTCGCGCAGGCGGTTGCCCGCAATCTGCTCGCGACTTTCGGAGGTGACGGTTTGCTCGTCGAACTGGTCTCGCTGTCGGACCCTGCGCTGGTGCCATTTGCGGTCGCGACTGTTCTCGGCCTCAGACTGGGCGGCGACGAGATTTCTTTTGAATCCATTGCGCGAGAAATCGGAGCAAGAAAACTCCTGCTCGTGCTGGATAATTGCGAGCATCTGATTGAAGGGGCTGCGAGGTTAGCGGAGACGCTCGTACGATCGTGTCCAAATACG is drawn from Bradyrhizobium lablabi and contains these coding sequences:
- a CDS encoding cupin domain-containing protein codes for the protein MQFRTTGLLLLGAMALPVSATAQTTPTAPAITRTVVAATKLPTVTDVPLHFKAVSVTLQPDQKSGVSAASGILYQLSGSTEVSLGGEAKMLNAGDGLFIAGGKTAALTAGSGGPSTFLHFFLVPAADLGRPVETAPAAVRELYRTATPIPDLQSGGYDLNLTRVTFPAQMPSNPPHHRSGAALYFIISGTGANTVDGKTEARGPGSLIYEPYALVHQWGNPGNEPLIFLAFNINPEGIAAVLPGAPAKKQ
- a CDS encoding DUF2066 domain-containing protein, with product MIRTSILAALMCFTVTMAAAADLYRAQAVVTGQGEANRIIGFVSCLEDVLIKVSGALKLAGDPRLAVYKSRAGDFVRAYRYHDQMSGTPTRDEQGTRDRPYDLIVDFDEKKIDGLLKALGLTPWLSHRPILGVFVEMEQGPTKYIVTADAERSAAPRDSLLAAAARRGMTIVLPSGAALAKSGIDGAGLTAVPPSTWASRAAEQGGEVALVGRLVWDDQELGWATEWQLEWQGRPHRWQLRGVTFDEAFRRAIGGAAQILSNNGDPA
- a CDS encoding ester cyclase encodes the protein MIKTDLSEIYRDYIACLNRQDWPKLEQFVQDDVHYNGRRIGLSGYREMLVRDFDEIPDLYFNIHLLISDPPYIASRLGFDCTPKGMFLGLDVNGKRVSFTENVFYEFRSEKIDQVWSVIDKAAIEAQL
- a CDS encoding DUF6894 family protein; this encodes MAQVFFHCSNAEEIWVDGRGIAVGNLAEAHQQAAIVVRSLLMTAGTEDWREWVLHANDDLGEEIFAVPFVSLLGKLH
- the pdxY gene encoding pyridoxal kinase PdxY encodes the protein MTVISIQSQVAYGHVGNSAAAFPLQMHGIDVIAVPTTLLSNRPGYPTVRGRVLDAPLVADLLRGVEERGAVETCQMILSGYLGSPDIAAVVAEFVQRARARNPAISYCCDPVLGDRDRGLFVHADIPPLVRDRLCRLADLITPNHFEFEWLCGARATTIDEVIAQAQVLIARGPSTVVVTSAELADTPAGHIDTLAVEPAKAWRVRTPKLPISPSGTGDLFAALLVSARVRGSDTPAALAHAASAVFAVLECTAAGGTEEMRIVETASLLVHPPRRFDAVAVRSSSS
- a CDS encoding septal ring lytic transglycosylase RlpA family protein, which gives rise to MSDFGLGAGAQIGGCDMFSMRCVVRLFAVALGGALLGACAQSSVVTRHSEFVGASRHASLPMRRHVASVKKHTPFAAKKNAGGTQVASQGVASFYTEGTETASGEKFDTHELTAAHPTLPFGTKLRVTNTATGRSVTVRVNDRGPYVHGRVVDVSYSAANALGMVNKGVANVKLDVVQ
- a CDS encoding L,D-transpeptidase is translated as MGLVGLALGGCMQATLAPSSDASFTPRDRQLLAHPPYARADIPESYRRHIVDYSRREAPGTILVDTESRFLYYVLPAGKAIRYGVAVGEEAMAFSGVATVGKMAEWPDWIPTPEIQARLGPYPPRIAGGPANPLGARALYLYEGNKDTLYRIHGTNQPEYIGQAISSGCIRMTNEDVIDLFDRVRQGATVVVLPPGRSAWNGPIAGPHG
- a CDS encoding methyl-accepting chemotaxis protein, whose protein sequence is MKIGTLLTAAIISLSTVGGGLALYVAVTKYQTMDKISVAQSRLEVVRAVGDIPRYLNPERGFATNILFGPAAVDPKQRAELVDKYRKQTDGARDKMNAVRKSLPGPLDDGDTVGAGIDTLNAKFVSLRVEIDKAIDGPAEARKDAAKKIVSDNAAFNNAVTALLDGQVRKIAKLDGDAYRQASYANIAWTLRDVGGFNASLHKSLVGAKRAATEAEKIELARSQGRSDQILMSLQELRGNPATPANVASALERMNDAYVERFGKELKLAKEGAVSGKYEHDLDTYFTESQVGLAAIVEVRDAFYDNAEQILSAAYSSARFSFLIALAGLLAVVVASAGLVVMVRRRICQPIVDLTGTMSRLAGGNVSEEIPGAERSDEIGAMAAAVQVFKDNKIEADRLAAEQEAENDVKMRRARLLDDLTRAFETKVSELVGGLSQASAAMEETAQSMSSTAAATNRQAAVVAAASEQTSTNVQAVASATEELTSSITEIGRQVTQSTEIAARAVENARRTGDTARSLAEGAQKIGDVVTLIQTIAAQTNLLALNATIEAARAGEAGRGFAVVASEVKSLAGQTAKATTEISEQIAAIQAASDETVTAIKNVVDVITEIDQIGIAIASAIEEQGSATKEISRSVQEAARGTQEVNANISGVQRAADETGAAANRVLGAAEQLSSQSSDLAGQFNRFLSEVRAA
- a CDS encoding DUF302 domain-containing protein — protein: MNRFEAEVRARGMTVFAHIDHAAGATAVGLPLRPTELLIFGNAKTGTPLMQSTQTFGIDLPLKALVWQDASGTTWLSYNDPAFLAHRHGLDGANNTTVNAMAAALKAIASKATTPS